One window of the Rhizobiaceae bacterium genome contains the following:
- a CDS encoding Mth938-like domain-containing protein produces the protein MSSGLVIRAAHFPGRAPIEAYGNGGFRFADMSHRGSILCLPSGIHGWEPADPQALSAADFAKVMTEAEGIEILLVGMGEALRPMPRDLRTALKDAGISSDPMSTGAAVRTYNVLLAEDRAVAAALIAVA, from the coding sequence ATGTCTTCGGGCCTCGTCATCCGCGCGGCGCACTTTCCGGGCCGCGCGCCGATCGAGGCCTATGGCAATGGCGGCTTCCGGTTTGCCGACATGTCGCACAGGGGTTCGATCCTCTGCCTGCCCAGCGGCATCCACGGCTGGGAGCCGGCGGACCCGCAAGCCCTGTCGGCCGCCGACTTCGCGAAGGTTATGACGGAGGCGGAAGGCATCGAAATCCTCCTCGTCGGCATGGGCGAAGCGCTGCGCCCCATGCCCCGCGACCTGCGGACGGCGTTGAAGGACGCGGGCATTTCGTCCGATCCGATGTCCACCGGGGCTGCGGTGCGGACATACAACGTGCTGCTTGCGGAAGACCGGGCGGTTGCCGCCGCCCTGATCGCCGTCGCGTGA
- the radC gene encoding DNA repair protein RadC: MKGEEEADERAFFGEGVSRLASKPATSAAGRPGNGRTAEAPPSTEGPSSSPDPSAVVEASKTPPPHYVDHRDRLRDRFVRTGSDALADYELLELLLFRSVSRADTKPIAKALLVRFGSLAEVLGAPTHLLREVKGVGEAVALDLKIVNAMTQRALRSEVVKREVLSSWEKVLSYCKAAMAYEDREQFRILFLNKKNELIADEVQNIGTVDHTMAYPREVLRRALELAASAVVLTHNHPSGDPEPSRADIEMTKAIIAALKPSGIAVHDHVIIGKKAFASMKGLLLI; the protein is encoded by the coding sequence GCGCGTTTTTCGGCGAAGGTGTGTCGCGCCTGGCGTCAAAGCCGGCCACGTCGGCCGCCGGCCGGCCGGGCAACGGAAGAACGGCCGAAGCGCCGCCGTCGACGGAAGGACCGTCTTCGTCACCTGATCCCAGCGCGGTCGTGGAAGCGTCCAAAACGCCTCCGCCGCATTATGTCGATCATCGCGACCGGCTGCGCGACCGCTTCGTCCGCACCGGCTCCGACGCGCTCGCGGACTATGAGCTGCTCGAGCTTCTGCTGTTTCGTTCCGTCTCGCGCGCCGACACGAAACCGATCGCCAAGGCGCTGCTGGTGCGATTCGGCTCGCTCGCCGAAGTTCTCGGCGCTCCGACCCATCTCCTGCGCGAGGTGAAGGGTGTCGGCGAGGCGGTTGCGCTCGACCTGAAGATTGTCAATGCGATGACGCAGCGCGCCTTGCGCAGCGAGGTCGTCAAACGCGAGGTCCTGTCCTCATGGGAAAAGGTCCTGAGCTACTGCAAGGCGGCAATGGCGTATGAGGACCGAGAGCAGTTCCGCATCCTGTTCCTCAACAAGAAGAACGAGCTGATCGCCGACGAGGTGCAGAACATCGGCACCGTCGACCACACCATGGCCTATCCGCGCGAGGTGCTGCGGCGAGCGCTGGAACTGGCGGCGAGCGCAGTGGTGCTCACGCACAATCACCCGTCAGGCGATCCCGAGCCTTCCCGTGCCGACATCGAGATGACCAAGGCCATCATCGCCGCGCTGAAGCCGTCCGGCATCGCCGTGCACGACCACGTCATCATCGGCAAGAAGGCCTTCGCCTCGATGAAGGGCCTGCTGCTGATCTGA
- the tig gene encoding trigger factor, translating into MQVTETLNSGLKREIKVTVPAKDMEDRLMQRLNNAKDKVRINGFRPGKVPVQHLRKVYGKSFMAEVVNEILNNSTRDILSERGEKAAMQPEVVMTEDEKEAEKILAGGADFEFQLNYEVLPPIEIKDVSGIAVTRQIYDVPESEIDEQLRRVTADARDYAPKKGKAELWDKVTIDYLGKIDGEPFDGGTAEDSGLVLGSGQFIPGFEDQLVGVKAGDEKVITVTFPENYQAAHLAGKDATFDIKVKEVAAPDSTEVNDEVAKKLGIDTAERLKEIIRGQIESQFGQMTRQKVKRELLDALDASYSFEAPSKLVEAEFNNIWNQVSRDLAAAGHTFEDEDTTEEAARAEYNRLAERRVRLGLVLAEIGEKAGVTVSDEEMQRGLFEFVRRFPGDQQQQVFEFYRSNPQQLAAIRAPIFEEKVVDHLLGQIAVTDKKVSKEELLAEEPTEGEKAKPAKKTSAKKAKAAEGEEAKAADAEEAAPKKKAAPKKKAATKDAEKEAE; encoded by the coding sequence ATGCAGGTCACCGAAACGCTGAATTCCGGCCTCAAGCGCGAGATCAAGGTCACCGTGCCCGCCAAGGACATGGAAGATCGCCTGATGCAGCGCCTGAACAACGCCAAGGACAAGGTGCGCATCAATGGCTTCCGTCCCGGCAAGGTGCCGGTCCAGCATCTGCGCAAGGTCTACGGCAAGTCCTTCATGGCCGAGGTCGTCAACGAGATCCTCAACAACTCGACCCGCGACATCCTTTCCGAGCGCGGCGAGAAGGCAGCGATGCAGCCCGAGGTCGTCATGACCGAGGACGAGAAGGAAGCCGAGAAGATTCTCGCCGGCGGCGCCGATTTCGAGTTCCAGCTCAACTACGAGGTGTTGCCACCTATCGAGATCAAGGACGTGTCGGGCATCGCGGTGACGCGGCAGATCTACGACGTGCCGGAATCCGAGATCGACGAGCAGCTTCGCCGCGTCACCGCCGATGCGCGCGACTACGCGCCGAAGAAGGGCAAGGCCGAGCTCTGGGACAAGGTGACCATCGATTATCTCGGCAAGATCGACGGCGAGCCGTTCGATGGCGGCACCGCCGAGGATTCGGGTCTGGTGCTCGGCTCCGGCCAGTTCATCCCGGGCTTCGAGGATCAGCTCGTCGGCGTGAAGGCGGGCGACGAAAAGGTCATCACCGTCACCTTCCCGGAGAATTATCAGGCCGCGCATCTCGCCGGCAAGGACGCGACCTTCGACATCAAGGTCAAGGAAGTCGCCGCGCCGGACAGCACCGAGGTCAATGACGAGGTGGCGAAGAAGCTCGGCATCGACACCGCCGAGCGCCTCAAGGAGATCATCCGCGGCCAGATCGAGAGCCAGTTCGGCCAGATGACGCGCCAGAAGGTGAAGCGCGAACTGCTCGACGCACTCGACGCCAGCTATTCGTTCGAAGCGCCGTCGAAGCTGGTCGAGGCCGAGTTCAACAACATCTGGAACCAGGTGAGCCGCGATCTCGCCGCAGCCGGTCACACCTTCGAGGACGAGGATACGACGGAAGAAGCCGCCCGCGCCGAGTACAATCGTCTGGCGGAACGCCGCGTGCGTCTCGGGCTGGTGCTCGCAGAAATCGGCGAGAAGGCCGGCGTGACGGTCTCCGACGAGGAGATGCAGCGCGGCCTGTTCGAGTTCGTGCGCCGCTTCCCTGGGGACCAGCAGCAGCAGGTGTTCGAGTTCTACCGCTCCAACCCGCAGCAACTCGCCGCCATCCGCGCGCCGATCTTCGAGGAGAAGGTCGTCGACCATCTGCTCGGTCAGATTGCGGTGACCGACAAGAAGGTCAGCAAGGAAGAATTGCTGGCCGAGGAGCCGACCGAGGGCGAGAAGGCGAAGCCGGCGAAGAAGACATCGGCCAAGAAGGCCAAGGCCGCCGAGGGCGAAGAGGCGAAGGCCGCCGACGCCGAGGAAGCCGCCCCGAAGAAGAAGGCCGCGCCCAAGAAGAAGGCTGCCACCAAGGATGCGGAAAAAGAGGCCGAATAA
- a CDS encoding phytoene/squalene synthase family protein yields MKTVRDTDPDRYLATLYAPEDKRAALFSLYAFNAEVAGIRDRIREALSGEVRLQWWHEVIDAGFGRSADGHPVAEALLRTIDEHHLPRGAFANYLEARMFDLFDDPMPTRGDLEGYCGETASAVIQLAAMILDPAAAVKQAELAGHAGCAQGITGLLRLLPLHRARGQCYVPRDILAAAGTTPEEFVASPDGVASRRAVEAMIALASEHLAAFRKHADALPAILRPAFLPLALTPAYLGRLSASGASAPTSSSGLSALRRHWLLLRAASRGW; encoded by the coding sequence ATGAAGACGGTTCGGGACACCGATCCCGACCGTTATCTTGCCACGCTTTACGCACCTGAAGACAAGCGCGCCGCGCTTTTTTCGCTCTATGCCTTCAATGCCGAAGTGGCCGGCATCCGCGACCGCATCCGCGAGGCGCTGTCGGGCGAGGTGCGTCTGCAATGGTGGCACGAGGTCATCGACGCGGGATTCGGGCGCTCGGCCGACGGCCATCCGGTCGCGGAGGCGCTGCTCCGGACCATCGACGAGCATCATCTGCCCCGTGGCGCTTTCGCCAACTACCTCGAAGCCCGCATGTTCGACCTCTTCGACGATCCGATGCCGACGCGCGGCGATCTGGAGGGCTATTGCGGGGAAACCGCCTCCGCGGTCATCCAGCTTGCGGCGATGATTCTCGATCCGGCCGCCGCCGTGAAGCAGGCGGAACTCGCCGGCCATGCCGGATGCGCGCAGGGGATCACCGGCCTGTTGCGGCTGCTGCCGCTGCATCGGGCGAGGGGACAGTGCTACGTCCCGCGCGACATTCTCGCGGCTGCCGGAACGACGCCGGAGGAGTTCGTCGCCTCGCCCGACGGGGTTGCCTCCCGCCGGGCGGTCGAAGCGATGATCGCCCTTGCCAGCGAGCATCTCGCGGCCTTCCGAAAGCATGCCGACGCGCTGCCGGCCATTTTGCGTCCGGCTTTCCTGCCGCTGGCGCTGACGCCCGCCTATCTCGGAAGGTTGTCGGCATCGGGGGCCAGCGCGCCGACCTCATCGTCCGGGCTTTCCGCGCTACGGCGGCATTGGCTGCTGCTGCGCGCGGCCAGTCGGGGCTGGTAG
- a CDS encoding GDYXXLXY domain-containing protein — translation MKGSRTVALALLVAALQIGFLGWMIAGRAAVLRNGPEALLKVEPVDPRDLLRGDYVRLGFDISRIPVALVSNLPQGDAALPAGPIMVRIGRDADGYWRARSAMLGKAVAPPVAGELDVRGMTAGLWRIEPGAEIAVSYGIERFYVPEGEGRQIEKDLNVRSFGVVVALAADGTPQIKALMDGDVRVYEEPPY, via the coding sequence ATGAAGGGCTCCCGCACCGTTGCGCTGGCGCTGCTCGTCGCCGCGCTCCAGATCGGCTTTCTCGGCTGGATGATCGCGGGACGCGCCGCCGTGCTGCGCAACGGCCCGGAGGCGCTGCTGAAAGTCGAGCCCGTCGATCCGCGTGACCTGCTGCGCGGAGACTATGTGCGCCTCGGCTTCGACATATCGCGCATTCCCGTCGCGCTGGTGTCGAATCTGCCGCAGGGCGACGCGGCGCTGCCGGCCGGCCCGATCATGGTCCGTATCGGCAGGGATGCGGACGGCTACTGGCGCGCCCGTTCGGCGATGCTGGGCAAGGCGGTCGCGCCGCCGGTTGCCGGCGAGCTGGACGTGCGCGGCATGACCGCAGGCCTCTGGCGTATCGAGCCGGGGGCCGAAATCGCGGTTTCCTATGGCATCGAACGCTTCTACGTGCCGGAAGGCGAGGGCCGGCAGATCGAAAAGGATCTGAATGTACGCAGCTTCGGCGTGGTCGTCGCGCTCGCAGCCGATGGCACGCCGCAGATCAAGGCGCTTATGGACGGCGACGTCCGCGTCTACGAGGAACCGCCCTATTAG
- a CDS encoding DUF1127 domain-containing protein, translating into MNLIQNFRDWRAYRATVSELDSLSNRQLADLGIARHQIKTVARTGRR; encoded by the coding sequence ATGAACCTGATCCAAAATTTTCGTGACTGGCGCGCTTATCGCGCGACGGTTTCCGAGCTGGACAGCCTTTCCAACCGCCAGCTCGCTGATCTCGGCATTGCCCGTCATCAGATCAAGACCGTCGCCCGTACGGGCCGCCGCTGA
- a CDS encoding sterol desaturase family protein, whose protein sequence is MDSLANIELPNTGQLAIPLYVVGILIELGLIWLGKARGQYERRDAMTSLLMGVGNVATGIIYAIALIAMMQWAYNYRIFDPGITWWSAVLCFVLDDFRRYVYHAGLHRIRWWWADHVNHHSSQHYNLTTALRQPWTTIFTGSFLLYLPLAWLGFHPLLILFVGGINLAYQFLLHTETVGKLWKPIEYVMNTPSHHRVHHSSNPRYLDANYGGVFIIWDRMFGTFVEERDEDMPKYGLVQNIGTFNLFYVAFHEWISIFKDVMKPGLTFRERLMYMFAPPGWSHDGSRKTSDDLKAQYVMLHPEQAGMQGLPDLPRKSGAAGAVQPAE, encoded by the coding sequence ATGGACAGCCTGGCGAACATCGAGTTGCCGAACACGGGGCAACTTGCGATCCCGCTTTACGTCGTTGGCATCCTGATCGAGCTTGGATTGATCTGGCTCGGCAAGGCCAGGGGCCAGTATGAGCGCCGGGACGCGATGACGAGCCTTTTGATGGGTGTCGGCAATGTCGCGACGGGCATCATCTACGCAATCGCGCTCATCGCGATGATGCAGTGGGCCTACAACTACCGGATATTCGATCCCGGCATCACCTGGTGGTCGGCCGTCCTGTGCTTCGTGCTCGACGATTTCAGGCGTTATGTGTACCACGCCGGCCTGCACCGCATCCGCTGGTGGTGGGCGGACCATGTCAACCACCATTCGAGCCAGCACTACAATCTCACCACGGCGCTGCGACAACCCTGGACGACCATCTTCACCGGCTCGTTCCTGCTCTACCTGCCGCTGGCGTGGCTGGGCTTCCACCCGCTGCTCATCCTCTTCGTCGGCGGCATCAATCTTGCCTACCAGTTCCTCCTGCACACGGAGACGGTGGGCAAGCTCTGGAAGCCGATCGAGTATGTGATGAACACGCCGTCGCATCACCGCGTGCATCATTCGAGCAATCCGCGCTACCTCGACGCCAATTATGGCGGCGTCTTCATCATCTGGGACCGGATGTTCGGCACCTTCGTCGAGGAGCGCGACGAGGACATGCCGAAATACGGGCTCGTCCAGAACATCGGCACGTTCAACCTGTTCTACGTCGCTTTCCACGAGTGGATTTCGATCTTCAAGGACGTGATGAAACCCGGCCTGACGTTTCGCGAGCGCCTGATGTACATGTTCGCGCCGCCCGGATGGAGCCATGACGGCAGCCGCAAGACGTCCGACGACCTGAAGGCGCAATATGTCATGCTGCATCCCGAACAGGCCGGGATGCAGGGCCTGCCCGATCTGCCACGCAAGAGCGGCGCGGCAGGAGCGGTTCAACCGGCGGAATAG
- the trmFO gene encoding methylenetetrahydrofolate--tRNA-(uracil(54)-C(5))-methyltransferase (FADH(2)-oxidizing) TrmFO, whose protein sequence is MTTTKPIHVIGGGLAGSEAAWQAAEAGVPVILHEMRPVRGTEAHKTEGLAELVCSNSFRSDDAQTNAVGLLHAEMRLANSLIMASGDAHQVPAGSALAVDRDGFSDAVTAKLEAHPLVTIVREEVAGLPPADWDQAIIATGPLTAPSLAEAIARETGADALAFFDAIAPIVHFDTIDMDVCWFQSRYDKVGPGGTGKDYINCPMDKAQYEAFVQALIDGQKTEFKEWEGTPYFDGCLPIEIMAERGAETLRHGPMKPMGLTNAHNPTVKAYAVVQLRQDNALGTLYNMVGFQTKLKHGEQTRIFRMIPGLENAEFARLGGLHRNTYINSPTLLDGSLQLKSRSGLRFAGQITGCEGYVESAAIGLLAGRFAAAARLGKPVPVPPATTAFGALLNHITGGHIVSDDEPGKRSFQPMNVNFGLFPPLEPGTKLRPDGFEGRFRGKDKSIAKKKATAARALRDCREWLGIAEAREAAE, encoded by the coding sequence ATGACGACAACGAAGCCCATTCATGTCATCGGCGGCGGTCTTGCCGGCTCGGAAGCGGCCTGGCAGGCGGCCGAAGCCGGCGTGCCCGTGATCCTGCACGAGATGCGGCCGGTGCGCGGCACCGAGGCGCACAAGACGGAAGGCCTTGCCGAGCTCGTCTGCTCCAACTCGTTCCGCTCGGATGATGCGCAGACGAACGCCGTCGGGCTGCTGCACGCCGAGATGCGGCTCGCAAACTCTCTCATCATGGCGTCCGGCGACGCGCATCAGGTGCCGGCCGGCAGCGCGCTGGCCGTGGACCGCGACGGCTTTTCCGACGCGGTGACGGCGAAGCTCGAAGCGCATCCGCTCGTCACGATCGTGCGCGAGGAAGTCGCCGGCCTGCCGCCGGCGGACTGGGATCAGGCGATCATCGCCACAGGCCCCCTCACCGCGCCGTCGCTCGCCGAGGCGATCGCGCGGGAAACCGGCGCGGATGCGCTCGCCTTCTTCGACGCCATCGCGCCGATCGTGCATTTCGACACGATCGACATGGATGTCTGCTGGTTCCAGTCCCGATACGACAAGGTCGGACCCGGGGGCACCGGCAAGGACTACATCAACTGCCCGATGGACAAGGCGCAGTACGAGGCCTTCGTGCAGGCGCTGATCGACGGCCAGAAGACCGAGTTCAAGGAATGGGAAGGCACGCCCTATTTCGACGGCTGCCTGCCGATCGAGATCATGGCCGAGCGCGGCGCCGAGACGCTGCGGCACGGGCCGATGAAACCTATGGGCCTGACCAATGCGCATAATCCGACGGTGAAGGCCTATGCCGTGGTGCAGCTTCGGCAGGACAACGCGCTGGGCACGCTCTACAACATGGTCGGCTTCCAGACGAAGCTGAAGCATGGCGAGCAGACCCGCATCTTCCGCATGATCCCGGGACTTGAGAACGCGGAATTCGCGCGGCTCGGCGGCCTGCACCGCAACACCTACATCAACTCGCCGACCCTGCTCGACGGCAGCCTGCAACTGAAGTCACGGTCCGGCCTGCGCTTCGCCGGCCAGATCACCGGCTGTGAAGGCTATGTCGAAAGCGCGGCCATCGGCCTCTTGGCCGGGCGCTTCGCCGCCGCCGCGCGGCTCGGCAAGCCGGTTCCGGTTCCGCCCGCCACGACGGCGTTCGGCGCGCTGCTCAACCACATCACCGGCGGACACATCGTCTCCGACGACGAGCCCGGCAAGCGTTCGTTCCAGCCGATGAACGTAAATTTCGGCCTGTTCCCGCCGCTGGAGCCCGGCACGAAGCTCAGGCCGGACGGGTTCGAGGGCCGTTTCCGCGGCAAGGACAAGTCGATCGCCAAGAAGAAAGCCACGGCCGCGCGCGCCTTGCGCGACTGCCGGGAATGGCTCGGGATTGCCGAGGCGCGCGAAGCGGCGGAGTAA
- a CDS encoding DUF1127 domain-containing protein, with protein sequence MNLIRNYRNWRRYRETVTELNRLTNRELNDLGISRSDIPFVARKSI encoded by the coding sequence ATGAACCTGATCCGCAACTATCGCAACTGGCGCCGCTATCGTGAGACGGTGACGGAGCTGAACCGCCTGACCAATCGCGAACTGAATGACCTCGGCATCAGCCGCAGCGACATTCCCTTCGTGGCGAGGAAGTCGATCTAA
- a CDS encoding aldo/keto reductase gives MKKRPLGRTGIAIAPVVFGGNVFGWTADKQTSFALLDRFVEAGYNAIDTADAYSRWVPGNSGGESEAIIGEWQKSRGNRDQIVIITKVGSDMGQGHTDLSAQWIAEEVEASLRRLQTDHIDVYLSHWPDSRTPYAETLGAYEKLMKAGKVRSVGASNLDAAQLREALDVSAKENLPRYDVLQPEYNLYDRGSFDGPLRDLTMAEEIGVITYFSLAKGFLSGKYREKADLGKSPRGGGVEGYLNPRGFAILAALDEVSAKHGATQAEVALAWIVAREGVTAPIASATSLQQLESLSKGGTLELDRDDIARLDKASAPA, from the coding sequence ATGAAAAAGCGCCCGCTCGGCCGCACCGGCATCGCCATCGCCCCTGTCGTCTTCGGCGGCAACGTCTTCGGATGGACGGCGGACAAGCAGACGTCTTTCGCCCTTCTCGACCGGTTCGTGGAGGCCGGATACAACGCCATCGACACGGCCGATGCCTATTCGCGATGGGTGCCCGGCAACTCCGGCGGCGAATCGGAGGCGATCATCGGCGAATGGCAGAAGAGCCGCGGCAATCGCGACCAAATCGTCATCATCACCAAGGTCGGCTCCGACATGGGCCAGGGCCATACGGATCTCTCGGCGCAATGGATCGCCGAGGAGGTCGAAGCCTCGCTGCGGCGCCTGCAGACCGACCATATCGACGTCTACCTGTCGCATTGGCCGGATTCGCGCACGCCTTACGCCGAGACGCTGGGCGCTTATGAGAAACTGATGAAGGCCGGCAAGGTCCGCTCCGTCGGGGCCTCCAACCTCGACGCGGCGCAACTGCGCGAAGCGCTCGACGTGTCGGCGAAGGAAAATCTGCCGCGCTACGACGTCCTGCAACCGGAGTACAACCTCTACGATCGCGGCTCCTTCGACGGCCCGCTGCGCGATCTCACCATGGCCGAGGAGATAGGCGTCATTACCTACTTCAGCCTTGCGAAGGGCTTTCTGTCCGGAAAATACCGCGAGAAGGCCGATCTTGGCAAAAGCCCACGCGGTGGCGGTGTCGAGGGCTATCTCAACCCGCGCGGCTTCGCGATCCTTGCCGCGCTCGATGAGGTTTCAGCCAAACACGGGGCGACGCAGGCGGAAGTCGCCCTCGCCTGGATCGTCGCGCGCGAAGGCGTCACAGCGCCGATCGCCAGCGCCACGTCACTCCAGCAACTGGAAAGTCTGAGCAAGGGCGGAACGCTCGAGCTCGACCGGGACGACATCGCCCGGCTGGACAAGGCAAGCGCGCCGGCCTGA
- a CDS encoding DUF2157 domain-containing protein, translated as MFAQRSHLRREIVRWRDAGLVDGTTAERLLLDVETRQDEGMSFGSVLAIMAAILVAAAILVFIAANWEAIPRLARVGALFALIAAGYVGGAVLKGRDHPGFGEALFIIGAASFGAAIALIGQMYHMTGDETAAVLTWCLGTTLAAAVLRSPVLTAAAVLIAVAWLLMQESDYNAARDYRYAFLLLGIVIWAVSYWTHGRAARHLLLLSAILWAFVVGIDGRPVEAGLALALVSAAVFAAAHWAQETVERLARLGGPYPAHPLIGFLIGMAMIQVEVYEHFVPMLLATLIAFAGIIAALVLRGRESRLMRWIAYVAFAIELCFAYIVTVGSMIDTAGLFLFSGLALAVVAFIIVRIEKRMTGRPAMQGGAA; from the coding sequence ATGTTCGCCCAGAGATCGCATCTCCGCCGCGAAATCGTTCGATGGCGTGACGCCGGACTGGTTGATGGGACGACCGCCGAACGTCTCCTCCTTGACGTCGAGACGCGTCAGGACGAGGGTATGTCGTTCGGCTCGGTGCTGGCGATCATGGCCGCGATCCTCGTCGCCGCCGCTATCCTCGTCTTCATCGCCGCCAACTGGGAGGCCATTCCTCGGCTGGCGAGGGTCGGCGCGCTTTTCGCGCTGATAGCGGCCGGATATGTGGGCGGCGCGGTGCTGAAAGGCCGCGATCATCCCGGCTTCGGCGAGGCGCTCTTCATCATAGGCGCCGCGTCCTTCGGCGCCGCGATCGCGCTGATCGGCCAGATGTACCACATGACCGGCGACGAAACGGCGGCGGTCCTGACCTGGTGCCTCGGAACCACCCTTGCCGCGGCGGTGCTGCGCTCGCCCGTGCTGACCGCCGCCGCCGTCCTGATCGCCGTGGCATGGCTCCTGATGCAGGAGTCCGACTACAATGCGGCGCGCGATTACCGCTACGCCTTCCTGCTGCTCGGTATCGTCATCTGGGCGGTATCCTACTGGACCCATGGGCGTGCCGCGCGGCATCTGCTGCTCCTGTCGGCGATCCTGTGGGCTTTCGTCGTCGGTATAGACGGCCGCCCGGTCGAAGCCGGGCTCGCCCTTGCGCTGGTCTCAGCGGCCGTCTTCGCCGCCGCGCATTGGGCGCAGGAGACCGTCGAACGCCTCGCGCGGCTCGGCGGTCCTTATCCCGCTCATCCGCTAATCGGTTTTCTCATCGGGATGGCGATGATCCAGGTCGAGGTCTACGAACATTTCGTCCCCATGCTCCTCGCGACCCTGATCGCCTTCGCCGGCATCATCGCCGCTCTCGTGCTGCGCGGCCGCGAAAGCCGCCTCATGCGCTGGATCGCCTATGTCGCCTTCGCGATCGAGCTCTGCTTCGCCTACATCGTCACGGTCGGCAGCATGATCGATACGGCGGGCCTGTTCCTGTTCTCGGGGTTGGCGCTCGCAGTCGTGGCCTTCATCATCGTGCGGATCGAGAAACGCATGACGGGACGCCCCGCCATGCAGGGAGGCGCGGCATGA